The Pan troglodytes isolate AG18354 chromosome 1, NHGRI_mPanTro3-v2.0_pri, whole genome shotgun sequence genome includes a region encoding these proteins:
- the CZIB gene encoding CXXC motif containing zinc binding protein isoform X3: MKCGNCGEISDKWQYIRLMDSVALKGGRGSASMVQKCKLCARENSIEILSSTIKPYNAEDNENFKTIVEFECRGLEPVDFQPQAGFAAEGVESGTAFSDINLQEKDWTDYDEKAQESVGIYEVTHQFVKC; this comes from the exons ATGAAATGTGGCAACTGTGGTGAGATTTCGGACAAGTGGCAGTACATCCGGCTGATG GACAGTGTGGCACTGAAGGGGGGCCGTGGCAGTGCTTCCATGGTCCAGAAGTGCAAGCTGTGTGCAAGAGAAAATTCCATCG aGATTTTAAGCAGCACCATCAAGCCTTACAAT GCTGAAGACAATGAGAACTTCAAGACAATAGTGGAGTTTGAGTGCCGGGGCCTTGAACCAGTTGATTTCCAGCCGcag GCTGGGTTTGCTGCTGAAGGTGTGGAGTCAGGGACAGCCTTCAGTGACATTAATCTGCAGGAGAAG GACTGGACTGACTATGATGAAAAGGCCCAGGAGTCTGTGGGAATCTATGAGGTCACCCACCAGTTTGTGAAGTGCTGA